One genomic window of Daphnia pulex isolate KAP4 chromosome 10, ASM2113471v1 includes the following:
- the LOC124203575 gene encoding coiled-coil and C2 domain-containing protein 1-like, whose translation MFSFGNKKPNPAPKAKSTAPQAAGGKNRNLAQFGFLDMGFQTDNMTGADDSDDEDLEAELSALTQGSTKNRQKKPTKKLISEKELAAMVSSSLADLPSDAEISDIDDAEVEDELGELCEEASDSDSSDKPVNKEPSLNVEEMIKLLTERIDMYKLAENNATKIGDTTKARRFNRGVTSLNGLLKQARSGKPIAMEDIPPPLADSNKAIQKPIPKEDITNNPSIFDAPIPSLEVNVPPPILPVPIPVRVAPLPPNIVPPITPRVKVPKLAVEEDQQVESGEGLLILPSTIPSDIENALARRQELKNAALQAKRTGDQAKALQFVRLVKVCDQMIDSVKQGVSVDWSSLPSIDMGSEGSVALSTVETKSVEMKPENSAQQNDIVPPAMDVANEQSVPVQAPVIPVPQSTMEALEQRLAKYQSIMQQAQEEGNSSKARRFGRIVKQYQDAIKLFKLGKPIPFDELPDPPGYPPIPGAPRKAEEMEGPVITPAQSSETPPSETTIRNPENPSTIQPPTSTLIPAQSQKISPTKTPLATRQDKQLAMLLERQSLFKQAALEAKKSNEIELAKEYLRMAKGIDPLISANKCGVPVDMDTLPIPPQMKLRSTTDKHGSSKERAPADDFVILSSEECVSIPTLEQKNIFAQLEADLLTQLKMCSDNREHYKLMGDIASANRFDQLALHTRKDLDVIRSSAMRGDVVPRWKNEMRTFSIVKCCTDLKDDDMEVTILRGLSYNVANPKTIDTYVRFEVPIPNTETPTREKTNTVKDTNSPEYNENFHVAISRQSRTLLRIFKAKVIKFEVWSKGGFLRSDVLIGTASVKLLNLLNHCQIHEAADLMDGRKPVGGKLEVKIRLRNPIVGKEMEQVQEKWTVLTC comes from the exons ATGTTTTCATTTGGGAACAAGAAACCAAATCCTGCTCCTAAAGCAAAATCTACGGCACCTCAAGCCGCAGGAGGAAAAAATAGGAATCTAGCACAG TTTGGATTTCTAGACATGGGATTTCAAACTGATAACATGACAGGAGCAGATGATAGTGATGATGAAGATTTGGAAGCTGAACTTTCTGCCTTGACACAAGGGTCAACAAAGAACCGCCAGAAGAAAC ccacaaaaaaacttatttcaGAGAAAGAATTGGCTGCCATGGTTTCTAGTAGTTTGGCTGATCTACCTTCAGATGCTGAAATATCCGACATTGATGATGCAGAAGTTGAA gATGAGCTTGGTGAGCTTTGTGAAGAAGCATCAGATTCAGATTCATCGGATAAACCAGTAAATAAAGAGCCTTCATTAAATGTGGAGGAAATGATAAAACTTTTAACGGAAAGGATAGATATGTACAAATTGGCTGAAAATAATGCTACTAAAATAGGTGACACAACAAAAGCAAGAAg atTTAACAGAGGAGTTACATCTTTAAACGGTTTACTAAAGCAAGCTCGTTCAGGAAAACCGATTGCCATGGAAGATATTCCTCCTCCGCTCGCAGATTCAAATAAAGCTATCCAAA aacCAATTCCGAAAGAAGACATTACAAATAATCCCAGTATTTTCGATGCACCGATTCCCTCACTCGAAGTCAACGTTCCTCCTCCAATCCTTCCAGTACCAATACCTGTACGAGTTGCCCCTTTACCGCCGAATATTGTACCACCTATCACTCCAAGAGTAAAAGTTCCCAAACTTGCTGTCGAAGAAGATCAACAAGTAGAATCTGGCGAAGGACTTTTGATTCTACCGTCAACAA TTCCTTCGGACATCGAAAATGCATTGGCACGTAGACAGGAGTTGAAAAATGCAGCATTGCAAGCTAAACGCACTGGAGATCAAGCAAAAGCTTTGCAGTTCGTCCGTCTAGTCAAA GTTTGTGATCAGATGATTGATTCTGTGAAACAGGGTGTATCTGTGGATTGGTCGAGCTTGCCTTCAATTGATATGGGAAGTGAGGGTAGCGTTGCTTTGAGTACAGTTGAAACTAAATCTGTAGAAATGAAACCCGAAAATTCAGCTCAACAAAATGATATCGTACCTCCTGCAATGGATGTAGCAAATGAGCAGAGCGTACCAGTGCAAGCTCCTGTAATACCCGTTCCCCAATCCACAATGGAAGCGCTCGAGCAACGTTTAGCCAAATATCAAAGTATAATGCAGCAAgcccaagaagaaggaaatagtTCAAAAGCACGGCGGTTTGGTAGAATTGTCAAGCAATATCAAGATGCGATCAAGCTTTTCAAACTTGGGAAACCAATACCATTCGACGAACTGCCAGACCCTCCAg ggTATCCTCCCATTCCTGGAGCACCACGAAAGGCAGAAGAGATGGAGGGACCCGTAATAACTCCAGCGCAGTCGAGTGAAACCCCACCGTCAGAGACTACCATAAGGAATCCTGAAAATCCTTCAACAATACAACCTCCAACCAGTACCCTGATTCCAGCACAATCACAGAAAATTTCACCGACAAAAACTCCTTTGGCCACTCGACAAGATAAACAGTTGGCTATGTTGCTGGAACGGCAGAGTTTGTTCAAACAAGCTGCTCTGGAAGCGAAGAAATCTAATGAAATTGAGTTAGCCAAGGAATATCTGCGAATGGCCAAAGGAATCGATCCTTTGATAAGCGCCAATAAATGCGGAGTTCCTGTTGATATGGATACG TTGCCGATTCCCCCGCAAATGAAACTTCGCTCAACCACAGACAAACACGGTTCATCAAAAGAACGTGCACCAGCAGATGATTTTGTTATACTTTCTAGCGAAGAGTGTGTGTCCATACCAAcgttggaacaaaaaaatatctttgCTCAGTTGGAAGCTGATTTATTAACTCAATTAAAG ATGTGCTCCGATAACAGAGAGCACTACAAACTGATGGGAGACATTGCAAGCGCCAATCGTTTTGACCAATTGGCTCTCCACACTCGAAAAGATTTGGACGTGATACGGAGCTCAGCCATGCGAGGTGATGTAGTTCCAcggtggaaaaatgaaatgcgaACTTTTTCAATTGTCAA GTGCTGTACCGATTTAAAGGATGACGATATGGAAGTGACTATTCTTAGAGGGCTTTCCTACAATGTAGCAAATCCCAAGACTATTGATACTTATGTACGATTCGAAGTTCCTATCCCGAATACTGAAACCCCGACGAGAGAGAAGACGAACACTGTCAAAGATACAAATAGCCCTGAATATAACGAAAATTTTCACGTGGCCATTAGTCGACAATCACGAACTCTACTCCGCATTTTCAAAGCAAAAGTcataaaatttgaagtttgGTCTAAAgg tgggttCCTGCGCAGTGACGTTTTGATTGGCACAGCATCAGTAAAACTATTGAACCTATTAAACCATTGTCAGATCCATGAGGCCGCTGAT TTAATGGATGGAAGAAAGCCGGTGGGCGGTAAACTTGAAGTAAAAATCAGACTTCGAAATCCTATTGTCGGGAAAGAAATGGAGCAAGTCCAAGAAAAATGGACTGTTCTTACGTGTTGA
- the LOC124203576 gene encoding protein ST7 homolog: MVWSPMAESPLFSIKEAKNTIYIFRKFWIYLWIFWIVLVVFLLYYLSGPLKISDTLAMATMFLSTLTPKFYVALTGTSSLISGLILIFEWWYFRKYGTSFIEQVSLNHLSPWLGGGESNSSEPSTPSTNNNTPQATVPECKVWRNPLNLLRGGEYQRFTSSTGKDPLTYYDMNLSAQDHQTYFTCEADAGKQDYEIMATAWRERNPAARVSAAKEALVLNPECAPALLLLAEEDASSVFEAEQLLKQALKAAEASYRKSQQNQHQGSLAEGLHRRDTNVLICVKRRLAMCARKLGKLKEAVKMFRDLTKEVTPILSMLNIHENLLEALLEMQAYADVQAVLARYDDITLPKSATICYTAALLKARAVADKFSPDLASKRGLTPSEMSAVEAIHRAVEFNPHVPKYLLETKPLCLPPEHILKRGDSEAVAYAFFHLSHWKRVEGALHLLHCTWEGTFRMIPYPLEKGHLFYPYPSCTECADRELLPAFHEVSVYPKKELPFFILFTAGLCSFTALLALLTHHYPEPMGYIARTVINGVSLPLLYVLGKLEAFCPSSLLQHLSRV; encoded by the exons atggtATGGAGTCCGATGGCCGAATCGCCTCTATTTTCTATTAAGGAGGCAAAAAACACTATTT ATATTTTTCGTAAATTCTGGATTTACCTGTGGATTTTCTGGATTGTGcttgttgtgtttcttttgtaTTACCTGAGTGGTCCACTCAAAATCTCAGATACACTTGCAATGG CAACAATGTTCCTGAGCACTTTGACTCCCAAGTTCTATGTTGCACTTACTGGAACATCTTCACTTATTTCTGGACTGATATTG ATATTTGAATGGTGGTATTTCCGAAAATATggaacttcttttattgaacaAGTATCCCTTAATCATCTAAGTCCATGGCTAGGGGGTGGTGAATCTAATAGCAGTGAGCCATCTACTCCAAGCACCAACAACAATACTCCTCAAGCTACTGTACCAG AATGCAAGGTATGGAGGAATCCATTGAATCTCTTACGTGGAGGGGAATATCAGAGATTTACTTCCAGTACTGGAAAGGATCCCTTGACATACTATGATATGAACCTCTCTGCACAAGATCATCAGACGTACTTTACGTGTGAAGCTGATGCCGGCAAGCAAGATTATGAGA TTATGGCCACTGCCTGGAGGGAACGAAATCCTGCTGCTAGAGTGAGTGCGGCCAAAGAGGCATTAGTTCTTAATCCAGAATGCGCTCCAGCCCTTCTTTTGTTGGCAGAGGAAGATGCTTCCTCTGTTTTTGAAGCAGAACAACTATTAAAACAGGCTTTGAAAGCTGCCGAAGCATCGTACCGTAAATCTCAACAGAACCAACACCAAGGATCCTTAGCAGAAGGATTACACC gACGAGATACTAATGTATTGATATGTGTAAAACGGCGCCTGGCCATGTGTGCAAGGAAATTAGGTAAATTGAAGGAGGCTGTGAAAATGTTTCGCGAT TTAACGAAGGAAGTTACACCTATTCTCTCTATGCTTAACATTCATGAGAATCTTTTAGAGGCTCTCCTAGAAATGCAAGCCTACGCTGACGTCCAGGCCGTCTTAGCGCGCTATGATGACATTACACTACCGAAAAGTGCCACGATATGTTACACAGCAGCTTTGCTTAAAGCCAGAGCTGTGGCTGACAA GTTTTCTCCTGATTTGGCTAGTAAACGAGGATTAACCCCATCGGAAATGTCAGCTGTCGAAGCCATACATCGAGCTGTTGAGTTCAATCCTCACGTACCAAAG TATTTGTTAGAAACAAAGCCATTGTGTTTGCCGCCCGAACACATCCTTAAACGGGGGGACTCGGAAGCTGTGGCGTATGCATTTTTCCATCTATCCCATTGGAAAAGAGTAGAAGGCGCACTGCATTTGCTACACTGCACATGGGAAGGAACTTTTCGCATGATCCCGTACCCATTGGAGAAGGGTCATCTGTTCTATCCCTATCCTAGCTGTACTGAATGTGCCGATAGGGAACTTCTTCCAG CTTTTCACGAAGTTAGTGTTTATCCGAAAAAAGAGCTACCGTTCTTCATACTTTTTACTGCCGGGCTGTGCTCTTTTACTGCTCTCTTAGCCCTTCTCACCCATCATTATCCAGAACCGATGGGATACATCGCTCGCACT GTCATCAACGGGGTTTCGCTGCCATTGCTCTATGTTCTGGGAAAATTGGAAGCTTTCTGTCCGTCGAGTCTCCTGCAGCATTTGTCGCGTGTCTAA
- the LOC124204159 gene encoding methyl-CpG-binding domain protein 4-like isoform X2 produces the protein MGMFTESPLFDDPSLPTGWHRKVVQRQTGATAGQWDVYVYNPEGKKFRSRNELRTHFNQIGSTMNSEDFDFSVKGKGHHNKDGPAAAGEASGGGEQRKTKIRVPNSSNNLTQSSAKKVTLKRKLDEHTVRTPVVARPKVAASKKLIKNYKTAILDKVETETEAIPVEGNNKTSAYFSVPFDVLPKSKDPRLPIEWEPPQSPYNFIQEYLFRDPWQLLVATIFLNKTNGKAATPLIWEFLKRWTTAEVARQADWKEIADLMNPLGLHELRAKRIVRMSEDYLKGDWVKPSDLYGISKYGSDSYRIFCLGEWKEVRPTDIMLKIYQDWLFTNWKALKLTEKCSG, from the exons ATGGGAATGTTCACAGAAAGTCCTTTGTTTGATGATCCTAGCCTACCAACAGGTTGGCACCGTAAAGTTGTACAGCGCCAGACAGGAGCCACAGCAGGGCAATGGGATGTCTATGTGTACAA CCCAGAGGGAAAGAAGTTTCGTTCTCGCAATGAGTTACGAACACATTTCAACCAGATTGGGTCAACAATGAATTCTGAAGATTTTGACTTTTCAGTTAAAGGGAAAGGTCATCATAATAAAG ATGGACCTGCAGCGGCGGGGGAGGCGAGCGGCGGGGGGGAGCAGAGGAAAACTAAAATCAGAGTACctaacagcagcaacaatctAACACAAA GCAGCGCGAAGAAGGTGACATTAAAACGCAAACTGGACGAGCATACAGTACGAACGCCAGTAGTGGCTAGGCCAAAAGTAGCTGCTTCAAAGAAACTAATCAAAAACTACAAAACAGCTATTCTGGACAAAGTAGAGACAGAAACGGAAGCTATTCCCGTGGAAGGAAACAATAAAACTAGTGCCTACTTTTCTGTGCCTTTTGACGTTTTACCCAAAAGCAAAGATCCGCGATTGCCAATTGAATGGGAGCCACCTCAATCTCCTTACAACTTCATACAAGAGTACCTATTTCGAGATCCTTGGCAGTTACTAGTTGCCACTATCTTTCTGAACAAAACCAAcg gAAAAGCTGCTACCCCGTTAATCTGGGAGTTCCTAAAGCGCTGGACGACAGCCGAAGTTGCACGGCAAGCCGATTGGAAA GAAATAGCAGATCTTATGAATCCGTTAGGACTACATGAGCTTCGAGCCAAACGTATTGTCAGAATGTCAG AAGACTATTTGAAAGGAGATTGGGTGAAACCTTCAGATTTGTATGGTATCAGTAAGTACGGGTCAGATTCGTACCGTATATTTTGTCTTGGAGAGTGGAAAGAAG TCCGACCTACCGATATTATGCTGAAAATTTACCAAGATTGGTTGTTTACTAATTGGAAAGCTCTAAAATTAACTGAGAAATGTAGCGGataa
- the LOC124204159 gene encoding methyl-CpG-binding protein 2-like isoform X1 codes for MGMFTESPLFDDPSLPTGWHRKVVQRQTGATAGQWDVYVYNPEGKKFRSRNELRTHFNQIGSTMNSEDFDFSVKGKGHHNKGKSPTKKNEAENSKENQVSKKSLTPVSSKRNISKVNITPIERPKRELRKRLRSKHEEEPLPEQEEEEEESIHEEIEDKEVSNVKLKVKVGYTATGAMIRPSTNGGRKKKRRFRNMHVKKNKTETKYVPKASGSPTKRVSPIATASATNNTIMDEYTETTTPRTRQTTKKNRRNKTTEPVAGPSGLQKVKRSPRRILKRKGGAIPVGDGVDDSEEDDEEDLDYVCSLYPNKDTSDIADADIETAGPETSEETSDPLQINEEDVRAANGETNGTENHQSYSERLASPNDVVHPLLYTASGETYPVTHTVNIDKIVHHEDTEISDDHMQVVVIGDSVDVHNYAKPHLQ; via the exons ATGGGAATGTTCACAGAAAGTCCTTTGTTTGATGATCCTAGCCTACCAACAGGTTGGCACCGTAAAGTTGTACAGCGCCAGACAGGAGCCACAGCAGGGCAATGGGATGTCTATGTGTACAA CCCAGAGGGAAAGAAGTTTCGTTCTCGCAATGAGTTACGAACACATTTCAACCAGATTGGGTCAACAATGAATTCTGAAGATTTTGACTTTTCAGTTAAAGGGAAAGGTCATCATAATAAAGGTAAgagtccaacaaaaaaaaatgaagctgAAAATAGCAAAGAAAACCAGGTTAGCAAAAAGTCTCTTACACCTGTCAGTAGCAAACGTAATATTTCTAAAGTAAATATTACACCTATTGAGAGGCCAAAACGAGAATTAAGGAAGCGTTTGCGTAGTAAGCATGAAGAAGAGCCACTTCCagagcaagaagaagaagaagaagaaagcatCCATGAAGAAATTGAGGATAAAGAAGTCAGTAATGTAAAACTTAAAGTAAAAGTTGGTTACACTGCCACTGGTGCAATGATAAGACCTTCTACAAATGGGGGCCGGAAGAAAAAGCGAAGATTTAGAAATATGCatgtgaagaaaaacaaaactgaaacAAAGTATGTTCCAAAGGCTTCTGGTTCTCCCACCAAGAGAGTCAGTCCTATTGCAACAGCATCTGCTACAAACAACACAATCATGGATGAATATACAGAAACTACCACCCCAAGAACTAGGCAAACCACTaagaaaaatcgaagaaacaaaacaacagaaCCAGTCGCTGGACCATCAGGTCTTCAGAAAGTTAAACGAAGCCCCAGACGTATCCTTAAACGAAAAGGAGGAGCTATCCCTGTAGGAGACGGAGTGGACGATTCAGAAGAGGACGACGAGGAAGATTTGGATTATGTTTGTAGTCTCTATCCGAACAAAGATACTTCTGATATTGCTGATGCTGATATTGAGACTGCTGGTCCTGAAACGTCTGAGGAGACTTCTGACCCTCTACAGATCAACGAAGAAGATGTTAGAGCTGCAAACGGTGAAACCAATGGCACTGAAAACCATCAGTCATACAGCGAACGTTTAGCCTCCCCAAATGATGTGGTTCATCCGCTCCTTTATACAGCTTCAGGGGAAACGTATCCTGTCACGCATACGGTTAACATTGATAAAATTGTCCATCATGAAGACACTGAAATCAGCGATGACCATATGCAAGTAGTCGTAATAGGCGATTCGGTGGATGTGCATAATTATGCCAAACCTCACTTGCAATGA